In Herbaspirillum seropedicae, a single window of DNA contains:
- a CDS encoding response regulator, whose protein sequence is MRILLAEDDSVLADGLTRSLRHSGYAADCVKNGVEADSALSTQDFDLLILDLGLPKMSGLEVLRRLRARNSRLPVLILTAADSVEQRVQGLDLGADDYMAKPFALSELEARVRALTRRGAGGGPTVIRHGPLSYDQVGRIAYIGEQMLELSARELGLLEVLLQRTGRLVSKEQLVDHLCEWGEEVSNNAIEVYVHRLRKKIEVGGVRIATVRGLGYCLEKLPEAGNAAALAASNNAA, encoded by the coding sequence ATGCGCATCCTCCTTGCTGAAGACGACAGCGTACTGGCCGACGGTCTGACCCGGTCCCTGCGCCATTCCGGCTACGCCGCCGACTGCGTCAAGAATGGCGTAGAGGCCGATTCGGCGCTCTCCACCCAGGACTTCGACCTGCTGATCCTGGACCTGGGCCTGCCCAAGATGTCCGGCCTGGAAGTGCTGCGTCGCCTGCGCGCGCGCAACTCGCGTCTGCCGGTGCTGATCCTGACCGCTGCTGACTCGGTGGAACAGCGCGTGCAGGGCCTGGACCTGGGTGCGGACGACTACATGGCCAAGCCCTTCGCCCTCTCCGAACTGGAAGCGCGGGTGCGCGCCCTGACCCGGCGCGGCGCCGGCGGCGGACCGACGGTGATCCGCCATGGCCCGCTCTCCTATGACCAGGTCGGCCGCATCGCCTACATCGGCGAACAGATGCTGGAATTATCAGCGCGGGAACTGGGGCTGCTGGAAGTATTATTGCAACGCACGGGTCGCCTGGTCTCCAAGGAACAACTGGTGGACCACCTGTGCGAATGGGGAGAGGAAGTCAGCAACAATGCCATCGAGGTCTATGTCCATCGCCTGCGCAAGAAAATCGAAGTTGGCGGCGTACGCATCGCGACCGTGCGCGGGCTGGGCTATTGCCTGGAGAAACTGCCCGAGGCCGGCAATGCCGCAGCGCTGGCCGCATCCAACAACGCTGCCTGA